Proteins from one Candidatus Omnitrophota bacterium genomic window:
- a CDS encoding ATP-dependent Clp protease ATP-binding subunit, whose product MFNRFTERARKVIILAKEEARRFNHDYIGTEHILLGLIREGEGVAAAVLQKLGISLENIRLEIEKLVQPGPTTQIIGDIPFTPRAKKALELAAEEARSLGHNYIGTEHLLLGLIREGEGIASQVLLNLGMDLNTVRNEVMELLGSALPGMSQQGTSQGKTKTPALDAFGRDLTVLAKENKLDPVIDRIQEIERVIQILSRRTKNNPVLLGEAGVGKTAIVEGLAQAIIAGNVPDILRGKRLVVLDLALMVAGTKYRGQFEERIKAVMEEIKRSQDIIIFIDELHTLVGAGAAEGAIDASNILKPALSRGEMQCIGATTMDEYRKYIEKDAALERRFQTIMVEPPSVSQTVDILKGLRDKYEAHHRVKFCDDALEAAAKLADRYISGRFLPDKAIDLIDEAGSRARLNVLVVPPDIKQLEQKVESIRKEKESFIKSQDFEKAASLRDQERAARLELEQKNKEWSQAKDKMCPEVTEEEIAKIVAQWTGIPIFRLEEKEGEKLLKIEEELHKRVVGQDEAISAIAHAVRRSRAGIKDPRRPIGSFVFLGPTGVGKTLLARALAEFMFGDEDALLQLDMSEYMEKFNVSRLIGAPPGYVGYEEGGQLTERVRRRPYAVILLDEIEKAHPDVFNLLLQVFEEGRLTDSFGRKVDFRNTIIIMTSNVGAELIRKTGSLGFKTQKEEITYQEMKDKLLEEVKRVFKPEFLNRIDDIIVFRPLLKEDLVGIIDIEIGHVASRLKEQNISLDIDQEAKEFLIEKGFDPVFGARPLKRTIQRFLEDPLASEIISKKFKEGSKIKVTRKNEELYFELV is encoded by the coding sequence ATGTTTAATCGGTTCACGGAAAGAGCGCGTAAAGTAATCATTTTAGCTAAAGAAGAAGCAAGGCGTTTTAATCATGATTATATCGGTACTGAGCATATACTTTTAGGCCTTATTCGCGAAGGTGAGGGTGTAGCTGCTGCAGTTTTGCAAAAATTAGGGATTTCTTTGGAGAATATCCGCCTTGAAATTGAAAAGTTAGTCCAGCCCGGGCCAACGACTCAGATTATTGGCGATATCCCATTTACTCCCCGCGCAAAGAAAGCTTTGGAATTAGCTGCGGAAGAGGCGCGTTCCTTGGGGCATAATTATATAGGGACTGAGCATCTTTTGCTCGGCCTTATCCGTGAGGGAGAAGGGATTGCTTCGCAGGTTCTTCTTAATCTCGGGATGGATTTAAATACCGTTAGAAATGAAGTAATGGAACTTTTAGGCTCTGCTCTTCCGGGGATGAGCCAGCAGGGAACTTCGCAGGGAAAAACCAAAACTCCGGCGTTAGATGCGTTTGGACGTGATTTAACAGTGCTTGCTAAAGAAAATAAACTTGATCCGGTCATTGATAGAATCCAGGAAATAGAACGTGTTATACAGATATTAAGCAGGCGTACAAAGAATAATCCTGTTCTTCTTGGTGAGGCAGGAGTTGGTAAAACTGCAATAGTAGAAGGATTGGCTCAGGCAATTATTGCCGGAAATGTCCCTGATATTTTAAGGGGCAAGCGTTTAGTTGTGTTGGATCTTGCTTTAATGGTCGCAGGGACAAAATACCGTGGGCAGTTTGAAGAAAGAATCAAAGCGGTAATGGAAGAAATTAAACGCTCTCAGGACATAATTATTTTTATTGATGAGTTGCATACGCTTGTCGGCGCAGGGGCTGCGGAAGGAGCAATTGACGCCTCAAATATATTAAAACCAGCGCTTTCCCGAGGGGAGATGCAGTGTATCGGCGCAACTACAATGGATGAATATAGAAAATATATTGAGAAGGATGCAGCACTAGAAAGGCGTTTCCAGACAATTATGGTTGAGCCGCCGTCGGTGAGCCAAACCGTAGATATCCTTAAAGGCTTAAGGGATAAATATGAAGCACACCATCGTGTAAAATTTTGTGATGATGCTTTGGAAGCTGCAGCAAAATTAGCAGATCGTTATATCTCAGGAAGATTTCTTCCCGATAAAGCGATTGATCTAATTGATGAAGCAGGTTCGCGTGCACGTTTAAATGTCCTGGTTGTTCCTCCCGATATAAAGCAGCTTGAGCAGAAAGTTGAATCAATCAGAAAAGAAAAAGAGTCGTTTATTAAATCGCAGGATTTTGAAAAGGCCGCTTCTTTAAGGGACCAGGAGAGAGCTGCCCGCCTTGAGCTGGAGCAGAAAAATAAAGAATGGTCTCAGGCAAAAGATAAGATGTGCCCTGAAGTAACGGAAGAAGAGATTGCAAAAATTGTAGCACAGTGGACAGGGATTCCTATCTTTAGGCTTGAAGAGAAGGAAGGCGAGAAATTATTAAAAATAGAGGAAGAGTTGCATAAACGAGTAGTTGGCCAGGATGAAGCTATTTCGGCCATTGCTCATGCTGTGCGGCGTTCACGTGCTGGTATCAAAGACCCAAGACGGCCAATTGGTTCTTTTGTATTTTTGGGCCCGACTGGTGTAGGAAAGACTCTTCTTGCAAGGGCGCTTGCTGAATTTATGTTCGGAGATGAAGATGCCCTTTTGCAGTTGGATATGTCTGAGTATATGGAGAAGTTTAACGTTTCCCGTCTGATTGGAGCTCCTCCCGGATATGTCGGCTATGAAGAAGGCGGCCAGTTAACTGAAAGAGTGCGTCGCAGGCCATACGCGGTAATCCTTTTGGATGAAATTGAAAAAGCACATCCGGATGTATTTAATTTGCTGCTTCAGGTTTTTGAAGAAGGAAGATTGACTGATAGTTTTGGGAGGAAAGTTGATTTTAGGAATACGATAATTATTATGACTTCAAATGTAGGGGCTGAATTAATCAGGAAGACCGGCTCGCTAGGGTTCAAAACTCAAAAAGAAGAAATTACTTATCAAGAGATGAAGGATAAGCTCTTGGAAGAAGTAAAACGGGTATTTAAGCCGGAGTTTTTAAACCGTATTGATGATATTATTGTATTCAGGCCTTTGTTGAAAGAAGACCTGGTTGGGATTATTGATATTGAAATAGGGCATGTTGCCAGCCGATTAAAAGAGCAGAATATTTCGTTGGATATTGACCAGGAAGCAAAAGAGTTTTTGATTGAAAAAGGTTTTGACCCGGTTTTTGGAGCCAGGCCTCTTAAGAGGACGATACAAAGATTTTTGGAAGACCCACTTGCTTCCGAGATAATCTCAAAGAAGTTTAAGGAAGGCTCAAAAATCAAGGTTACCCGTAAGAATGAAGAATTGTATTTCGAGCTCGTGTAG
- a CDS encoding protein arginine kinase: protein MKINDLINHTSEWLKGTGPNSDIVISSRIRLARNLEKFPFPHWANKKQGELSLKAIEDAVNKIDLLKQTTVFKLQELDSVDKQFLVERHVMSLEHAQKSESRAVVVDQDEVIAVMVNEEDHIRMQVMQSGFNLFEAWNIINKLDDSFAKELTFAFLPEWGYLTACPTNTGTGMRGSVMLHLPALVMTRQIDRVLAAISKLSFTTRGLYGEGTQASGNFFQISNQLSLGFKEEELIDNLSGLIRQIIEQENQAREALFSKNKAAMEDRINRSLGILKSAHIISSQETIELLSMVRLGVDSNVIKGIDRRSVNELFIITQPAHLQKIENKKLSSEERDVERAKIIRSKLSLI from the coding sequence ATGAAGATAAACGACCTTATTAATCACACAAGCGAATGGCTGAAAGGCACTGGCCCAAACTCAGATATCGTAATCTCAAGCCGTATCAGGCTTGCAAGAAATTTAGAGAAATTTCCATTTCCTCACTGGGCAAATAAAAAGCAGGGGGAGCTTTCTTTAAAAGCAATTGAAGATGCTGTAAACAAAATTGACCTCTTGAAGCAGACTACTGTTTTTAAACTTCAAGAATTAGATAGCGTTGATAAGCAGTTTTTAGTAGAAAGACATGTCATGTCTTTAGAGCATGCCCAGAAGTCTGAGTCAAGGGCTGTAGTTGTTGATCAGGATGAAGTTATCGCGGTTATGGTCAACGAAGAGGATCATATTAGGATGCAGGTTATGCAATCCGGATTTAATCTTTTTGAAGCATGGAATATAATTAATAAACTTGATGATAGCTTTGCCAAGGAACTCACCTTTGCTTTTTTGCCGGAATGGGGTTATCTGACAGCATGCCCGACTAACACTGGAACCGGAATGCGCGGATCTGTAATGTTGCATTTGCCAGCGTTAGTCATGACCCGCCAGATTGACAGGGTTTTGGCTGCGATTTCAAAATTAAGTTTTACAACGCGGGGATTATACGGAGAAGGCACGCAGGCAAGCGGCAATTTCTTCCAGATTTCAAACCAGCTTTCATTAGGGTTTAAAGAAGAGGAATTGATTGATAACTTAAGCGGCTTAATACGCCAGATTATTGAACAGGAAAATCAGGCGAGAGAAGCTTTGTTCTCCAAAAATAAAGCGGCGATGGAAGACAGGATTAATAGAAGCCTTGGGATTTTAAAGAGTGCACATATTATTTCAAGCCAGGAGACAATAGAATTATTGTCTATGGTCAGGCTTGGAGTTGATAGTAATGTAATTAAGGGCATAGACCGTAGGTCGGTAAACGAACTTTTTATAATTACGCAGCCTGCTCATCTGCAGAAAATAGAAAATAAAAAACTTTCTTCGGAAGAACGGGATGTGGAACGGGCAAAAATCATAAGAAGCAAATTAAGTTTAATTTAA
- a CDS encoding UvrB/UvrC motif-containing protein: protein MLCDVCGKVAATVHLTEIINDQINELHLCEECARQKSAQMEQQFGLSDLLAGLADFEKPTKETGGATVKCPGCSLTYEDFKKIGRLGCGECYVTFKKYLGPLLKRIHGSIQHIGKSPFVKAEKKTKRKTLGLQELRHNLQKAIDNEEFEEAAKLRDQIKELEINQSNDKNESKEDNK, encoded by the coding sequence ATGTTATGCGATGTCTGCGGTAAGGTTGCAGCTACTGTTCATTTGACAGAGATTATTAACGATCAGATTAATGAACTGCATTTATGTGAAGAATGCGCTCGCCAGAAAAGTGCTCAGATGGAACAGCAATTTGGCTTAAGCGATCTTTTGGCAGGCCTTGCTGATTTTGAAAAGCCTACCAAGGAAACGGGTGGAGCGACTGTCAAATGCCCGGGTTGTTCCCTGACGTACGAAGATTTTAAGAAAATAGGCAGGCTTGGCTGTGGGGAATGCTATGTTACTTTTAAAAAATATTTAGGGCCTCTTCTTAAGAGGATTCATGGTTCAATACAGCATATTGGAAAATCTCCTTTTGTTAAAGCTGAAAAGAAAACAAAGAGGAAAACTTTAGGCCTGCAAGAATTACGCCATAATTTACAGAAGGCAATTGATAATGAAGAGTTTGAAGAGGCAGCGAAGTTGCGCGATCAAATAAAAGAGCTTGAGATCAATCAATCAAATGATAAAAATGAATCCAAGGAAGATAATAAATGA
- the ilvE gene encoding branched-chain-amino-acid transaminase, with the protein MKIYIDGKFYDKNNAKISVFDHGLLYGDGVFEGIRSYKRLVFKLKEHIERLYESAHSLMIKIPITKEQMIKAVVATLKENKLEDAYIRLIVTRGEGDLGLDPRKCFGRPTVIIIADRIALYPEKFYKEGLSIITVPTVRNLPEALNPQIKSLNYLNNILAKIEAVNSGCDEAIMLDSLGYVAECTGDNIFIVKNNHLYTPPQCMGTLRGITRDSIMEIAKKAKISVHEHVITRHEVFISDECFLSGTAAEIIPVVKVDGRIIGEGRPGKTTLSLMKKFKEITKKEGVRY; encoded by the coding sequence ATGAAAATTTATATTGATGGAAAATTTTACGATAAGAATAACGCGAAGATTTCAGTTTTTGATCACGGTTTACTTTATGGTGATGGAGTGTTTGAGGGGATTCGTTCCTACAAGCGTTTGGTTTTTAAACTAAAGGAGCATATTGAGCGGCTCTACGAGTCAGCGCATAGCTTAATGATTAAGATCCCCATAACTAAAGAGCAGATGATTAAAGCGGTAGTTGCTACGTTAAAAGAAAATAAGCTGGAAGATGCTTATATCCGCTTAATCGTTACCCGCGGAGAAGGAGATTTAGGTTTAGACCCGCGCAAATGTTTTGGAAGGCCCACGGTTATTATTATTGCTGATCGGATTGCGCTTTACCCGGAGAAATTTTATAAAGAAGGTTTGTCAATTATTACTGTTCCGACAGTAAGGAATCTTCCTGAAGCGCTTAACCCGCAGATTAAATCTTTGAATTATTTGAATAATATTCTTGCGAAGATTGAAGCGGTAAACTCTGGATGCGATGAAGCAATAATGCTTGATTCTCTTGGGTATGTGGCAGAATGCACGGGGGACAATATTTTTATCGTGAAAAATAATCATCTTTATACTCCTCCTCAATGTATGGGGACTTTAAGAGGGATTACGAGAGATTCTATTATGGAGATTGCAAAAAAAGCTAAAATTTCTGTGCATGAGCATGTAATTACGCGGCACGAGGTTTTTATCTCGGATGAGTGTTTCCTTTCGGGTACAGCCGCGGAAATTATTCCGGTAGTGAAAGTAGATGGGCGTATCATTGGAGAAGGCCGGCCCGGCAAGACAACACTTTCTTTAATGAAAAAGTTTAAAGAGATCACCAAGAAAGAGGGGGTTAGATATTAA
- a CDS encoding ABC transporter ATP-binding protein yields the protein MIEAKNIQKVYSVGKRKLQVLSDIDLKINNGEFVAVVGPSGAGKSTLLHILGGLDSPTTGRVFFEGEDIYSLSDRQISRLRNTKFGFVFQFYHLLPDFTVLENVLFPVLINPEVKIDKADLVHKAKETLKDVGLINSITHFPGQLSGGEKQRVAIVRALINKPDLLLCDEPTGNLDSKSGEEVFSLISDISKKNNMTVVMVTHNVELAKQADKIYHLKDGLLVS from the coding sequence ATGATTGAAGCAAAGAATATTCAAAAAGTTTATAGTGTGGGAAAAAGAAAATTACAAGTCTTAAGCGATATAGATTTGAAAATTAATAACGGAGAGTTTGTGGCAGTAGTTGGGCCTTCAGGAGCAGGAAAATCAACTCTCTTGCATATTTTAGGGGGGCTTGATTCTCCGACAACGGGAAGAGTTTTTTTTGAAGGAGAAGACATCTACTCTCTTTCCGACCGGCAGATTTCCCGTTTAAGGAATACAAAATTCGGTTTTGTTTTTCAATTTTATCATCTATTGCCCGACTTTACTGTTTTAGAGAATGTACTTTTTCCTGTTTTGATTAATCCTGAAGTTAAGATTGATAAAGCTGACCTTGTGCATAAGGCGAAAGAAACTTTAAAAGACGTTGGGTTGATAAACAGTATTACGCATTTCCCCGGGCAGTTGTCAGGAGGGGAGAAACAAAGAGTTGCTATTGTCCGCGCGTTAATTAATAAGCCGGATTTGCTTTTGTGCGATGAGCCGACAGGGAATCTTGATTCTAAATCAGGAGAAGAGGTTTTTTCTTTGATATCGGATATAAGCAAAAAAAATAACATGACAGTTGTTATGGTAACGCATAATGTTGAATTAGCTAAACAGGCAGATAAGATATATCATTTGAAAGATGGATTACTTGTTAGTTAA
- a CDS encoding ABC transporter permease, which produces MRIELFISWRYLLAKRKEKFVSLISLISVLGIAIGVMALIIVIAVMTGFDKDLRDKIVGNYSHITLAGYKPLTNIEYDSVLKKIASNPQVKGISPYVQGQVLIKEEAKYFAVSLKGINPLTEPQVTKVKQYIIAGDIDKLGDDGVIIGRELAAYLGKNLNSRLTIYSPLGKQYDLRVAGIFNSGMYDYDLNLIFTSIKASQDILGLPNQISAVAIKLKDLYSADKVREDLLKSLGFEYNLKTWMEANSSFFAALKLEKFTMFIILALIILVASFNIASTLIVMVVDKTKDIGILRAQGMASSGIKKIFMMEGLIIGLLGTFLGSAGGILLCWLLKKYQFIKLPSDIYYIDRLPVSIELWPDMVLIIASAITIVFISTIYPAIKAAKLEPVEALRYE; this is translated from the coding sequence ATGCGTATTGAGTTGTTCATAAGCTGGCGTTATCTGCTCGCTAAAAGAAAAGAGAAATTCGTTTCTTTGATAAGCCTTATTTCAGTCTTAGGGATTGCTATCGGAGTTATGGCCTTGATTATTGTTATCGCGGTTATGACCGGATTTGACAAGGATTTGCGCGATAAAATTGTAGGCAATTATTCTCACATTACTTTAGCAGGATACAAGCCGCTAACTAATATTGAATACGACTCTGTATTAAAAAAAATAGCTTCAAACCCGCAAGTAAAAGGTATTAGTCCGTATGTTCAGGGGCAAGTTTTAATTAAAGAAGAAGCTAAGTATTTTGCCGTCAGCCTTAAAGGCATAAACCCTTTAACTGAGCCCCAAGTTACAAAAGTTAAGCAATATATTATCGCAGGAGATATTGATAAGCTTGGAGATGATGGAGTAATAATTGGAAGAGAACTTGCCGCTTATCTAGGCAAAAATCTGAATTCGCGTCTTACTATTTATTCTCCTCTTGGAAAGCAATATGATTTACGAGTCGCAGGAATTTTTAATTCCGGAATGTATGATTATGACCTTAATCTTATTTTTACAAGTATTAAGGCCTCTCAGGATATTTTAGGACTGCCTAACCAGATTAGCGCTGTAGCGATAAAGCTAAAAGACCTTTATTCCGCGGATAAGGTTAGAGAAGATTTGTTAAAGAGCTTAGGATTTGAATATAATCTAAAGACCTGGATGGAGGCTAATAGTAGTTTTTTCGCAGCGTTAAAATTAGAAAAATTTACTATGTTTATTATTCTTGCGCTTATAATACTGGTTGCTTCTTTTAATATCGCAAGTACGCTTATTGTAATGGTTGTTGATAAAACTAAAGATATCGGGATATTAAGAGCGCAAGGCATGGCAAGTTCCGGGATTAAGAAGATTTTTATGATGGAGGGTTTAATTATCGGTTTACTTGGGACTTTTCTTGGTTCCGCGGGTGGAATTTTGTTATGTTGGCTGCTTAAAAAATACCAATTTATCAAATTACCGTCGGACATTTACTATATTGACAGGCTTCCGGTTTCTATTGAGTTATGGCCGGATATGGTTTTGATTATTGCTAGCGCAATAACTATTGTTTTTATCTCTACTATTTATCCGGCAATTAAAGCTGCAAAATTAGAGCCGGTTGAAGCATTAAGGTATGAATAG
- the lysS gene encoding lysine--tRNA ligase — MEINEIIQQRIDKLESLKQKGISVYDSAPKERVDIGSVLKDFQEASKTCVAGRITAKRQHGKVIFMDLRDTTGRLQLYMKADIIGKEVFSLLDDVDIADFMSVKGELFKTHTGEPTIKVEEFKILSKALRPLPEKWHGLKDVDTRYRQRYLDLVSSEEVKKVFLQRAKIIKAIRDYLDAKGFLEVETPMMHPIPGGAAGRPFKTFHNEYGFELFMRIAPELYLKRLLVGGLDRVYEINRSFRNEGVSTRHNPEFTMLEVYCAYANFEDMMDLAQNMITEAARIALGDTKFVYQGKTIDLALPWTRISFAGVVKERFGIEPKDEPELMLKKLQEKGFGKDAVRLSRTQVGKIIEDILEQEMNAGPTFVTDYFTSMSPLAKTKKEDPLISERFELYIAGMEVGNAYSELNDPRDQKKRFEEEIGDLNKDEMKTVDEDYVLALEHGMPPAGGLGIGIDRLVMLLTDQPSIREVILFPLLRPD; from the coding sequence ATGGAAATAAATGAGATTATTCAGCAGAGAATAGACAAATTAGAGTCTTTAAAACAAAAAGGTATATCTGTTTACGATAGCGCTCCTAAAGAAAGAGTGGATATCGGCAGTGTTTTAAAGGATTTTCAGGAGGCTTCAAAAACCTGTGTTGCCGGTAGAATTACTGCTAAAAGGCAGCACGGTAAGGTTATCTTTATGGACTTAAGGGATACAACCGGCCGCCTCCAGCTATATATGAAAGCGGATATCATTGGAAAGGAAGTTTTTAGCCTTTTAGATGATGTTGATATAGCTGATTTTATGAGTGTTAAGGGAGAGCTTTTTAAGACTCACACCGGAGAGCCTACGATTAAGGTTGAAGAATTTAAAATCCTTTCTAAGGCGCTAAGGCCTCTTCCGGAAAAATGGCATGGCTTAAAAGATGTTGATACCCGGTATAGGCAGCGTTATTTGGATTTGGTCTCAAGCGAAGAAGTAAAGAAGGTTTTTTTACAGCGAGCTAAGATTATAAAAGCAATCAGGGATTATTTAGACGCAAAGGGATTTTTGGAAGTTGAAACTCCGATGATGCATCCTATCCCCGGAGGAGCTGCCGGCAGGCCTTTTAAAACTTTTCATAATGAATATGGTTTTGAGTTATTTATGAGGATTGCTCCCGAATTGTATTTAAAGAGGCTTTTAGTCGGCGGGCTTGATAGGGTTTATGAGATAAACCGTAGTTTTCGCAATGAAGGAGTTTCTACGAGGCATAACCCTGAATTTACCATGCTTGAAGTTTATTGCGCGTATGCTAATTTTGAAGATATGATGGACTTAGCGCAAAATATGATTACCGAGGCAGCAAGAATAGCTTTGGGGGACACTAAATTTGTTTATCAGGGCAAGACTATTGATTTGGCGCTTCCATGGACGAGGATTTCTTTTGCCGGAGTTGTAAAAGAAAGATTTGGTATTGAGCCAAAAGATGAGCCGGAACTTATGTTAAAGAAATTGCAGGAAAAAGGATTTGGTAAAGATGCGGTAAGGTTAAGCCGTACTCAGGTAGGAAAAATAATTGAGGATATATTAGAGCAGGAAATGAACGCTGGCCCGACATTTGTCACGGATTATTTTACAAGTATGTCGCCGTTGGCTAAAACTAAAAAAGAAGACCCTCTTATTTCGGAAAGATTTGAATTATATATTGCCGGCATGGAAGTCGGGAATGCTTATTCAGAGTTAAATGACCCTCGCGACCAGAAAAAACGGTTTGAAGAAGAAATTGGGGATTTGAATAAAGATGAAATGAAGACAGTGGACGAAGATTACGTTTTGGCCTTAGAACATGGTATGCCTCCCGCTGGAGGATTAGGCATTGGAATTGATAGATTGGTTATGCTCCTTACGGATCAACCCTCAATAAGGGAAGTAATTTTATTTCCTTTGTTAAGGCCCGATTAA
- a CDS encoding zinc metalloprotease HtpX, producing MFFLKLRMYLLVAVLFAIIYAVIVMIGSYMGVSNFYFYLGLSLVMMFIQYMIGPKIVEWTMRVKYVSRQEYPRLYQMVEGLAMRAGIPAPRVCVAQIPLPNAFAFGRSIKDGRVCVTEGILNLLNEEELKAVLGHELSHLKNRDVLTITLLSVIPMIMYRIAWQFLFYGRRRDERGGNTALIGLAAFIFYFITNLLVLYASRIREYFADRGSIELGNKPSSLASSLYKLAYGSARMNKDSIKEVEGLKAFFVNDPSRALSEVKELSQLDLDKDGTIDSSELMLLKSKSVKLNFGDRLLEALSTHPNMLKRIKQLSEYKVS from the coding sequence ATGTTTTTCTTGAAATTACGGATGTATCTATTAGTGGCAGTTCTTTTTGCGATCATATATGCGGTTATTGTTATGATTGGCTCGTATATGGGAGTAAGTAATTTTTATTTTTACCTCGGGCTTTCATTGGTAATGATGTTTATTCAGTATATGATCGGGCCTAAGATCGTTGAGTGGACGATGCGTGTTAAGTATGTCTCAAGGCAGGAATATCCAAGGCTTTATCAGATGGTTGAAGGCCTTGCGATGAGGGCAGGGATTCCGGCTCCAAGAGTTTGTGTTGCGCAAATACCGCTTCCCAATGCCTTTGCTTTCGGCAGGTCAATTAAAGACGGAAGGGTTTGTGTTACGGAGGGGATTTTAAACCTGCTTAACGAGGAAGAACTAAAGGCGGTATTAGGCCATGAATTAAGCCACCTTAAAAATAGGGATGTTTTAACAATTACGCTTCTTTCAGTTATCCCGATGATAATGTATAGGATCGCCTGGCAGTTTTTATTCTATGGAAGAAGGCGGGATGAAAGAGGAGGGAATACTGCTTTGATTGGGTTGGCAGCTTTTATCTTTTATTTTATAACTAACCTTTTGGTGCTTTACGCTTCTCGCATCAGAGAGTATTTTGCGGATAGAGGTTCAATTGAGTTAGGTAATAAGCCTTCAAGTTTAGCATCCAGCTTATATAAATTAGCCTATGGATCAGCTAGAATGAATAAAGATTCTATAAAAGAAGTGGAAGGATTAAAAGCCTTTTTTGTAAATGACCCTTCAAGGGCTTTGAGCGAAGTTAAAGAATTGAGCCAGTTGGATTTAGATAAAGATGGAACAATTGACTCAAGTGAGTTAATGTTGCTAAAATCCAAGAGTGTTAAATTAAACTTTGGTGACAGATTATTAGAGGCTTTGAGCACGCATCCAAACATGCTCAAAAGGATCAAGCAATTAAGCGAATATAAAGTTAGTTAA
- a CDS encoding DUF1573 domain-containing protein, with amino-acid sequence MFRKFLVICIAFLSFSCCFAGNSNPLEWDFGIVKAGEIAKHSFLIKNETEKILKIREVSTSCGCTVSDVKNKTLKPQETTLLEVAFNSKGYSGDVQQFIYVNTDNLDNPVIRYIIKAKVEK; translated from the coding sequence ATGTTTAGGAAGTTTTTAGTCATTTGCATAGCGTTTTTATCTTTCTCATGTTGTTTTGCCGGGAATAGCAATCCTCTTGAATGGGATTTTGGGATAGTTAAGGCAGGGGAAATTGCGAAGCACAGTTTTTTAATTAAAAATGAAACTGAAAAGATTCTTAAAATAAGGGAGGTTTCTACGTCTTGTGGTTGTACGGTTTCAGATGTTAAGAATAAAACGCTTAAGCCGCAGGAAACTACTTTGTTAGAGGTTGCATTCAATTCAAAAGGTTATTCCGGGGATGTGCAGCAGTTTATCTATGTTAATACTGATAATCTTGACAATCCAGTTATTCGTTATATAATCAAGGCAAAAGTAGAGAAATAA